Proteins found in one Helicobacter sp. NHP19-003 genomic segment:
- the flgL gene encoding flagellar hook-associated protein FlgL yields MRITDGNRYNQINYYQNALQNKLNTANNQIASGLKAEYGYQDSQVNNQNLKYGFETNTLDQAHDVAQSAYTSTLNTDKALSELSSTMEQFKTKLIQAASDVHSTTSRQAIALDLQKLKEHMINVANTSVGGEYIFGGSKVDRPPFDKAGNYYGNNENLNALIGSNNLVPYNISGQNLFLGKDVDHQKIITANIKKLNQSKLHPGIMDSYNRTQNPQEVYINAQDTLRDLIGDTDNDPSNDKPEVFYLQGVRPDGSAFKAKFALDKGYKNKADATRVQDLLDQIGKAYGNTSTNQVVQVSLNAWGEIEIRDLTPGRATLDFHMVSSEKSVDDLNDLFTSGARVSTYVKSAFVANRSLESLQSTLYPYDHRMHDIKSAFITTEDNTPATRNTPLKDILGPSVASLKFEGTRPNKPDGTIDEAPLEPLILAITPNTTMQDLMDGIKSHFGGKLDVEISNDGHLRIVDNNVRNKAHDSNKPPFDGESGFSLKITSLDAKGMPTKALPLDYADTYKQTYFSRQGAYLHSNVSQIVPKSMDYATGASTLASVMGAKITQQDYTMVLKDNNGVDVNAHLHLSPGGAFLDLPKKGGGVYHIPLYNRDDKTPTLTKPNDFTYRQLMDAMTLAFNFSNSDPKEYEQAQSSAPSQASKDAFMSLLKQADDRVDVRLNDRGQVQVHDKMHSKTPMQFMFYDNKASDFSPESLRRDTPAIRLNANNAPTIDTPHIHFFKQLDQVIEAVSEGIDRPDSLQGYGPEIRNIGIQNGIALIDHLSDHIEKIIASNGAHSRNFSHVMRRNEVLKNQVESIRADTTGTDVAQTYNKFAQLRNNYDASLASASKINQMSLTNYM; encoded by the coding sequence ATGCGCATCACCGATGGCAACCGCTACAACCAAATCAACTATTACCAAAATGCGCTCCAAAACAAGCTCAACACCGCCAACAACCAAATCGCCTCAGGGCTTAAAGCCGAGTACGGCTATCAAGACAGCCAAGTCAATAATCAAAATTTGAAGTATGGCTTTGAAACAAACACGCTAGACCAAGCCCACGATGTTGCCCAAAGCGCCTACACCTCCACGCTCAACACCGACAAAGCCCTAAGCGAGCTTTCCAGCACTATGGAGCAGTTTAAAACGAAACTCATCCAAGCCGCCAGCGATGTGCACTCCACGACCTCCCGCCAAGCCATCGCCCTAGACTTGCAAAAACTCAAAGAGCACATGATCAATGTCGCCAACACCTCTGTGGGGGGCGAGTATATTTTTGGTGGGAGCAAGGTCGACCGCCCCCCCTTTGATAAAGCGGGCAATTACTACGGCAACAATGAAAATTTAAACGCCCTGATCGGCTCGAATAATCTAGTCCCTTACAATATCAGCGGGCAAAACCTCTTTTTGGGTAAAGATGTCGATCACCAAAAAATCATCACTGCCAACATTAAAAAGCTCAACCAAAGCAAGTTGCACCCAGGCATCATGGACTCTTACAACCGCACCCAAAACCCGCAAGAAGTCTACATCAACGCCCAAGACACGCTACGCGATCTCATAGGCGATACCGACAACGATCCGAGCAACGACAAGCCCGAGGTTTTTTATCTGCAAGGGGTGCGCCCCGATGGCAGCGCCTTTAAAGCGAAGTTTGCGCTGGATAAGGGCTATAAAAACAAAGCCGATGCCACAAGGGTGCAAGATTTGCTCGATCAAATCGGCAAGGCGTATGGCAACACCTCCACAAACCAAGTCGTGCAGGTGTCTTTAAACGCGTGGGGGGAGATTGAGATCAGGGATTTGACCCCGGGGCGGGCGACTTTGGACTTTCATATGGTTTCTAGTGAGAAAAGCGTAGACGATTTAAATGATTTATTCACCAGTGGGGCTCGAGTGAGCACCTATGTCAAAAGCGCGTTTGTGGCTAACCGCTCGCTAGAGAGCTTGCAAAGCACGCTTTACCCCTACGATCACCGCATGCACGACATTAAAAGCGCCTTCATCACCACAGAGGACAACACCCCAGCCACGAGAAACACGCCCCTAAAAGACATACTAGGCCCTAGTGTGGCTAGCTTGAAGTTTGAGGGGACACGCCCGAACAAGCCCGATGGCACGATCGATGAAGCTCCCCTAGAACCTTTGATCTTAGCCATCACCCCCAACACCACCATGCAGGACTTAATGGATGGGATTAAAAGCCACTTTGGGGGCAAGTTGGATGTGGAGATCTCTAACGATGGGCATTTAAGAATCGTGGACAACAATGTCCGCAACAAGGCACATGATAGCAATAAGCCTCCCTTTGATGGCGAGAGTGGCTTTAGCCTTAAAATCACCAGCCTAGACGCAAAGGGTATGCCCACCAAGGCTTTGCCCCTAGATTATGCCGACACCTACAAACAAACCTACTTCAGCCGGCAAGGGGCGTATTTACACAGCAATGTGTCCCAAATCGTGCCCAAGAGCATGGACTACGCCACAGGAGCAAGCACCCTAGCTTCTGTAATGGGCGCGAAGATCACCCAACAAGACTACACCATGGTGCTTAAAGACAATAATGGCGTGGATGTCAATGCCCATTTGCACCTAAGCCCCGGAGGGGCGTTTTTAGACTTGCCTAAAAAAGGCGGGGGGGTGTATCATATCCCCCTTTACAATCGCGATGACAAAACCCCCACACTCACCAAACCCAATGATTTCACCTACCGCCAGCTGATGGACGCGATGACTTTAGCCTTTAACTTCAGCAACAGCGATCCCAAAGAATACGAACAAGCCCAAAGCAGTGCCCCCTCTCAAGCGAGCAAGGATGCCTTCATGTCCCTTTTAAAACAAGCCGATGATCGGGTAGATGTCCGCCTCAACGACCGCGGGCAAGTGCAAGTCCACGATAAAATGCACTCAAAAACCCCCATGCAATTCATGTTTTACGACAACAAGGCGAGCGACTTTAGCCCTGAGAGTTTAAGACGCGACACGCCCGCTATCCGCCTAAATGCCAACAACGCCCCCACGATCGACACCCCCCATATCCACTTTTTCAAACAATTAGACCAAGTGATTGAAGCGGTGAGTGAGGGGATCGACCGCCCCGATAGTTTGCAGGGTTATGGGCCTGAAATACGCAACATAGGGATACAAAATGGGATCGCCTTGATCGACCACTTGAGCGACCACATTGAAAAGATCATCGCCTCCAATGGGGCGCACAGCCGCAACTTCTCCCATGTCATGCGCCGCAACGAAGTGTTGAAAAACCAAGTCGAGTCGATCCGCGCCGACACCACAGGTACCGATGTCGCCCAAACTTACAATAAATTCGCCCAACTGCGCAACAATTACGATGCCTCTTTAGCCTCAGCGAGCAAAATCAACCAAATGAGCTTGACAAATTACATGTAA
- the rplU gene encoding 50S ribosomal protein L21 codes for MFYAVFKNGGKQYKVQEGDVVLLDRLGLESKAHFQIHEVLAICQEGKVSYGSPFLNGAQIEAEVINEGRGKKVVIFKKRRRKDSKTKRGFRRDFTRVKITKIVA; via the coding sequence ATGTTTTACGCGGTCTTTAAAAATGGGGGCAAGCAGTACAAGGTACAAGAGGGCGATGTTGTCTTGCTAGACAGGCTGGGTTTAGAGTCTAAAGCGCATTTTCAAATCCACGAAGTTTTAGCCATCTGCCAAGAGGGGAAAGTTTCTTACGGCAGCCCCTTTTTAAACGGGGCGCAAATTGAGGCAGAGGTGATCAACGAGGGGCGGGGCAAAAAGGTCGTGATCTTCAAAAAACGCCGCCGCAAGGACAGCAAAACAAAACGGGGCTTTCGCCGCGACTTCACCCGCGTAAAAATCACAAAAATCGTAGCATAA
- the rpmA gene encoding 50S ribosomal protein L27, which produces MAHKKGQGSTQNNRDSAGRRLGIKKFGSEFVRAGNIIVRQRGTKVHPGKNVGLGKDHTIFALIDGIVHFSHKDKHRKQVSVFPKLA; this is translated from the coding sequence ATGGCACACAAGAAGGGACAGGGCAGTACACAGAATAACCGCGACTCTGCGGGGCGCAGATTAGGCATTAAAAAATTTGGTTCAGAATTTGTGAGGGCGGGCAACATCATTGTGCGCCAAAGGGGCACAAAAGTACACCCTGGCAAAAATGTGGGGCTAGGCAAAGACCACACCATTTTTGCGCTCATTGACGGCATCGTGCATTTCAGCCACAAAGACAAGCACCGCAAACAAGTTTCAGTCTTCCCTAAGTTAGCTTGA
- a CDS encoding ABC transporter substrate-binding protein, with protein MRTLTLFCLSCLCLWAKEGGTLIYARGADGSGMDPALVVDGESYAATCNIYETLVRFKYGSTEIEPALAGSWEISKNGLTYTFHLRHGVYFQTTRYWDQKSELTAKDVLFSFERQMGKVPYYKGAKSYGYWASMGMSSIIKKIEALDKYTVRFTLKHPEAPFLADLGMDFLSVLSADYAAHLKSLNKEDELTRKPIGTGPFKLATWFRDDKIVLLKNTDYWGPKAHLDRVVLRVIPNPSVRALALQRGEVSIISAPNRNEIPRLASLPGVAVDEKPGLFVTWMSLNLEKKPFDNRLVRLAINHAINTPDYVKIVYENYATPAINPMPPSMWGYNKDIKPYGYDLKVAKELLAKAGYANGFETTLFTASKYNKQAAEFVQAQLAKIGIKVKIEFFEWGTYLKKVAMGEHKMAFSGWKADTPDPDNFLYILWSKEAAAEIPTRNGSFYKSDVYSKLVTKAKYLSNQAKRTALYQKAQEVFHDDAPWVPLAYPYSIVARLKSVQGYQVSGVQINRFANVYFSK; from the coding sequence ATGAGAACCCTGACCCTTTTTTGCCTCAGCTGTTTGTGCTTGTGGGCTAAAGAGGGCGGGACTTTGATTTACGCAAGGGGGGCAGATGGCTCTGGGATGGACCCCGCCTTAGTTGTGGATGGAGAGAGTTACGCCGCCACTTGCAATATTTACGAAACTCTTGTGCGCTTCAAGTATGGCTCTACTGAGATTGAGCCGGCCTTGGCTGGTAGCTGGGAGATTTCTAAGAACGGGCTCACCTACACCTTTCACTTGCGCCATGGGGTTTACTTCCAAACCACCCGCTATTGGGATCAAAAGTCCGAACTCACTGCTAAGGATGTCTTGTTTTCCTTTGAGCGGCAGATGGGGAAAGTGCCCTACTACAAGGGGGCGAAGTCCTATGGCTATTGGGCGAGCATGGGCATGTCCTCCATCATTAAAAAAATTGAAGCCCTAGACAAATACACGGTGCGCTTCACTTTAAAACACCCAGAAGCCCCCTTTTTGGCGGACTTGGGCATGGACTTTTTAAGTGTACTGAGCGCTGATTACGCCGCCCACTTAAAAAGCCTGAATAAAGAGGACGAGCTCACGAGAAAACCCATAGGCACGGGGCCCTTTAAGTTAGCGACTTGGTTTAGAGATGATAAAATTGTGTTGCTAAAAAATACCGACTATTGGGGCCCTAAGGCACATTTAGACCGGGTGGTTTTAAGGGTGATTCCCAACCCTTCTGTGAGGGCTTTGGCACTGCAACGAGGTGAGGTCTCCATCATCAGCGCGCCTAATCGCAATGAAATCCCCCGCTTGGCAAGCTTGCCCGGGGTAGCTGTGGATGAAAAGCCGGGGCTTTTTGTAACATGGATGAGCCTTAATTTAGAAAAAAAGCCCTTTGATAACCGCCTCGTGCGCCTAGCCATCAACCATGCCATCAACACACCGGACTATGTCAAAATCGTGTATGAAAACTACGCCACACCGGCGATCAATCCCATGCCCCCCTCCATGTGGGGCTATAACAAGGACATCAAACCCTATGGTTACGACTTAAAAGTCGCTAAAGAGCTCTTAGCCAAAGCGGGCTATGCCAATGGTTTTGAAACCACGCTTTTCACCGCCTCTAAGTACAACAAACAGGCCGCCGAATTTGTGCAAGCGCAGCTGGCGAAGATCGGCATTAAAGTGAAAATTGAGTTTTTTGAGTGGGGGACTTACCTGAAAAAAGTGGCGATGGGCGAGCATAAAATGGCGTTCAGTGGCTGGAAGGCAGACACGCCTGACCCAGACAACTTTTTGTATATTCTATGGAGCAAAGAGGCGGCGGCAGAAATCCCTACACGCAACGGCTCTTTTTATAAAAGCGATGTCTACTCTAAGCTGGTCACAAAAGCCAAGTATCTTTCGAACCAAGCCAAACGCACTGCCCTTTACCAAAAAGCCCAAGAGGTCTTCCATGACGATGCCCCCTGGGTGCCTTTAGCCTACCCTTACAGCATTGTGGCGCGTCTTAAAAGCGTACAAGGCTATCAAGTGAGCGGGGTGCAGATCAACCGCTTTGCCAATGTTTATTTCTCTAAATAA
- a CDS encoding ABC transporter permease: MLLFLLKRLLWTIPTLFGVSVLVFSMVHLVPGDPALVILGEHANKEALEALREQMGLNKPLLEQYLSYMDHILHGDLGISLVSGESVLEAFLQRFPATLELSLSALLIAIVIGLATGILAAIKRYSLFDNLSMGFALAGVSMPVFWLGLMLIYFFSVNLGWFPVFGRLNDAYYLDGPTGFYLIDSLIAGNLPAFWDALRHLVLPSIALATIPTAIIARMTRTSMLEVLQEDYVRTAQAKGCAPWRVVLIHTLRNALIPVTTVVGLMLAGLLAGSILTETTFSWPGVGRWMVNALNQRDFPIIQSSSLIVAVIFVGANLVVDILYACINPQIRLS, from the coding sequence ATGTTGCTCTTTTTACTCAAACGGCTTTTATGGACGATCCCCACTTTGTTTGGGGTAAGTGTTTTAGTCTTTTCTATGGTGCATTTGGTCCCGGGCGATCCAGCCCTTGTGATTTTAGGCGAACATGCCAACAAAGAAGCCTTAGAAGCCTTAAGGGAGCAAATGGGCTTAAACAAGCCCTTGTTAGAGCAGTATTTGAGCTATATGGACCATATTTTACACGGGGATTTAGGCATCTCTTTGGTGTCGGGCGAGAGTGTGCTAGAAGCCTTTTTACAGCGTTTCCCGGCGACTTTAGAGTTGTCTTTAAGTGCCCTGCTCATCGCGATTGTCATCGGGCTAGCCACGGGCATTTTAGCCGCCATTAAACGCTACAGCCTCTTTGACAACCTCAGCATGGGTTTTGCACTCGCCGGGGTTTCCATGCCCGTGTTTTGGCTAGGGCTCATGCTCATTTACTTTTTTAGCGTGAATCTGGGCTGGTTCCCTGTCTTTGGGCGGCTCAATGATGCCTACTATTTAGACGGGCCCACGGGGTTTTATTTGATCGATAGTTTGATTGCCGGCAATTTGCCCGCTTTTTGGGACGCTTTGCGCCATTTGGTGCTGCCTAGCATTGCTCTAGCCACCATCCCCACCGCCATCATCGCGCGCATGACAAGGACGAGCATGCTAGAAGTCTTACAAGAGGATTATGTCCGCACTGCGCAGGCGAAGGGTTGTGCCCCTTGGCGTGTGGTGCTGATTCACACCCTAAGAAATGCCCTAATCCCTGTTACAACCGTGGTGGGGCTCATGCTTGCCGGGCTTTTAGCCGGGAGCATTTTAACCGAAACCACCTTTTCGTGGCCCGGCGTGGGGCGTTGGATGGTCAATGCCCTCAACCAAAGGGATTTTCCCATCATCCAATCCTCAAGCCTGATTGTGGCGGTGATTTTTGTGGGGGCGAATTTGGTCGTGGATATCCTCTACGCCTGCATCAATCCGCAAATTAGGCTAAGTTAG
- a CDS encoding ABC transporter permease — protein sequence MERFKVFWENFKQNKAGLVGLFLLAILAICALFAPILAPYDPTLQDAKTRLLVPFFVEGGSGTHWLGTDDLGRDILSRLLYGARISLTIGVVAVGIAVFFGVIFGLLAGYFGGLADMLIMRFMDLMLSLPSILLIIIVVAILGPSLTNAMLAIGIVGVPGFARIVRASVLAEKQKEYTQASKLNGSSHLRLMFVVILPNCTAPIVVQATMGLAGAILEAAGLSFLGLGAQPPSPEWGAMLMDALQFITTAPWTLVFPGCMIFLTVMGFNLVGDAIMDALDPKRV from the coding sequence GTGGAGCGTTTTAAGGTTTTTTGGGAGAATTTTAAACAGAATAAAGCCGGTTTGGTTGGGCTGTTTCTGCTCGCCATTTTAGCGATCTGTGCGCTCTTTGCCCCGATCTTAGCCCCCTACGATCCCACTTTGCAAGATGCAAAAACACGACTGTTAGTGCCTTTTTTTGTAGAAGGGGGCAGTGGGACACACTGGCTAGGCACGGACGATTTGGGGCGCGACATCCTCTCTCGCTTGCTCTATGGGGCGCGTATATCTCTTACCATCGGTGTGGTGGCGGTGGGGATTGCCGTGTTCTTCGGAGTCATTTTTGGGCTTTTGGCAGGCTACTTTGGCGGTTTAGCCGACATGCTGATCATGCGTTTCATGGATTTAATGCTCTCCTTGCCTTCCATTTTACTCATCATCATCGTGGTGGCGATCTTAGGCCCCTCTCTCACAAATGCCATGCTCGCCATCGGGATCGTGGGCGTGCCCGGGTTTGCCCGCATTGTGCGTGCCAGCGTGCTGGCTGAAAAGCAAAAAGAATACACCCAAGCCTCTAAACTCAATGGTTCTTCGCATTTGCGTTTAATGTTCGTGGTGATCTTGCCTAATTGCACCGCCCCTATAGTTGTGCAAGCCACCATGGGGCTTGCCGGCGCTATTTTAGAAGCAGCAGGCCTTAGCTTTCTAGGGCTAGGGGCACAACCGCCCAGCCCCGAGTGGGGCGCGATGCTCATGGACGCTTTGCAGTTCATCACCACTGCGCCATGGACTTTGGTGTTCCCCGGGTGCATGATTTTTCTAACCGTGATGGGCTTTAACCTTGTGGGCGATGCGATCATGGACGCGCTCGATCCTAAAAGGGTTTAA